A region of Dermochelys coriacea isolate rDerCor1 chromosome 1, rDerCor1.pri.v4, whole genome shotgun sequence DNA encodes the following proteins:
- the ASCL4 gene encoding achaete-scute homolog 4 → MHGLMQDLEAKFETMDSNKDNGLLNGMLFSGTMSMGNNHVNPHGLPLREPFGVPFHFDPSYWDQAYHGYSGRFSYIPFSGYVGVYDYSFEPAFVRKRNERERQRVRCVNEGYTRLREHLPKELADKRLSKVETLRAAINYIKHLQSLLDCQPLGPTTKETISAKEATDASSPDLRRECNSDGESKTSLSSSPYSEFEETCI, encoded by the coding sequence ATGCATGGATTAATGCAAGATTTGGAAGCCAAATTTGAAACAATGGACAgcaataaagataatggactaTTGAATGGGATGTTATTCTCTGGCACTATGTCCATGGGTAATAACCATGTGAATCCTCATGGGTTACCACTAAGAGAACCCTTTGGTGTTCCCTTCCATTTTGATCCAAGTTACTGGGACCAAGCCTACCATGGTTATTCAGGTAGATTTTCCTACATCCCTTTCTCTGGATATGTAGGAGTCTATGACTATTCTTTTGAGCCTGCCTTCGTTCGAaagagaaatgagagagagaggcaaagagTGCGTTGTGTGAATGAGGGGTACACACGCCTCCGAGAACATCTTCCCAAGGAGCTTGCAGACAAACGCCTCAGCAAAGTGGAGACCCTAAGAGCCGCAATAAATTACATTAAACACCTTCAGAGTTTGCTGGACTGTCAGCCATTAGGGCCTACCACTAAGGAAACAATATCTGCTAAGGAAGCTACAGATGCTTCCAGTCCTGATCTAAGAAGGGAATGCAACAGTGATGGAGAGTCTAAAACCTCTTTATCTTCATCTCCATACAGTGAGTTTGAGGAGACTTGCATCTAG